A stretch of Plasmodium vinckei vinckei genome assembly, chromosome: PVVCY_05 DNA encodes these proteins:
- a CDS encoding ATP-dependent RNA helicase ROK1, putative — translation MDVVKKLTYGLNLKNNDLMGLKEENLKPLKNIININTPTVSDINNSKKKGIIKDWESIKFSNFKKNEKLVKTYMKENDINIEYFNLNRIVTPIRFFNDIADYIENTDYDNNKAIQNVDKDDNSSCLKINKEKSDDNIISESKVDLIKDEINNVNENIEIGDKKIKSEEIKKLMNTIKNTLCFEYPTCIQKICIPSILNGFNTICISQTGSGKTCAFLIPLLLKLISHDNVNNNEGTDLFYFRSLVIVPTVELAIQIYEHAIILFESFRKFNIINLQNKEIEINKNVDVCICTPLVLLQLLEKEKKISLQKCFYIVFDEVDKLFEIKFLEHVNNLLNKIKNIKIQKIFTTATLPGKVKSFINTLCVNYTIVYFGKNINTINNNIKQELIYVNNEDDKFIVLNNLIKNKEIHIPVLIFTDSIEKCKYIYKNLIKSMSSINTNNINYTSYVDTLTSDKSKEERNKIFQKLKSGNIWYLVCTDVLSRGIDINGIETVINYDVCYDKYNYIHRIGRVCRSDNKKEGKAITFFTKNNIKYMKDIVRFVKNSGTPIPEYLENYRFSPIPKFKYFAKGQKKVKKTEKKGRNMKEVKKTEKKGRKMKKKKNKRNSEN, via the coding sequence atggaTGTAGTAAAGAAGTTAACATATggattaaatttaaaaaataatgatttgATGGGtttaaaagaagaaaatttaaagcccttaaaaaatataataaatataaatactcCTACAGTGtcagatataaataatagtaaaaaaaaagggataataaaagattgggaatctataaaattttcaaattttaaaaaaaatgaaaagttagtgaaaacatatatgaaagaaaatgacataaatattgagtattttaatttgaatAGAATTGTAACCCCTATTCGTTTTTTCAACGATATTGCTGattatattgaaaatacagattatgataataataaagcaATTCAAAATGTGGATAAGGATGACAATAGTTCTTgcttgaaaataaataaagaaaaaagtgacgataatattatttcagAAAGTAAGGTGGATCTTataaaagatgaaataaataatgttaatgaaaatatagaaataggagataaaaaaataaaaagtgaagaaataaaaaaacttatgaatacaataaaaaatacattatgTTTTGAATATCCAACATgcattcaaaaaatatgtataccATCAATTTTAAATGGGTTTAATACAATTTGTATTTCTCAAACTGGGAGTGGTAAGACATGTGCCTTTTTAATTCCACTTCTTCTCAAACTAATTAGTCATGACAATGTAAACAATAATGAAGGTACTGacttgttttattttcgaAGTCTTGTAATAGTTCCAACTGTTGAGCTAGCTATTCAAATTTATGAACAtgcaataattttatttgagtCGTTCAGAAAATTTAACATAATTAATCTTCAAAACAAAGAAATtgaaattaacaaaaatgtTGATGTATGTATTTGTACCCCCTTAGTACTTTTACAATTAttggaaaaagaaaaaaaaataagtttacaaaaatgtttttatatagttTTTGATGAAGTAGATAAactttttgaaataaaatttttagaacatgttaataatttattaaataaaataaaaaatataaaaattcaaaaaatatttacaacCGCTACATTACCAGGAAAAGttaaatcatttataaatacattatGTGTAAATTATActattgtttattttggtaaaaatataaatacaataaataataatataaagcaagaattaatatatgtaaataatgaagatgataaatttatagTATTAAATaacttaataaaaaataaagaaatacatataccagttttaatatttacagatagtatagaaaaatgtaaatatatttataaaaatttgataaaatCAATGAGCAGtattaatacaaataatataaattatacatCCTATGTTGATACATTAACTTCTGATAAATCCAAAGaagaaagaaataaaatatttcaaaaactTAAATCTGGAAATATTTGGTACCTTGTATGTACTGATGTTTTAAGTAGAGGTATAGATATAAATGGAATTGAAACagttataaattatgatgtatgttatgataaatataattatattcatagAATCGGTAGAGTATGTCGAtctgataataaaaaggaagGTAAGGCAatcacattttttacaaaaaataatattaaatatatgaaggATATTGTAAGGTTTGTTAAAAATAGTGGAACCCCAATTCCAGAGTATTTAGAAAATTATAGGTTTTCCCCAATACCCAAATTTAAGTATTTTGCTAAGGgtcaaaaaaaagttaagaAGACAGAAAAGAAGGGAAGAAATATGAAAGAGGTTAAGAAGACAGAAAAGAAAGGAAgaaagatgaaaaaaaagaagaacaAGCGGAATAGTGAGAATTGA
- a CDS encoding deoxyribose-phosphate aldolase, putative has protein sequence MANYTEKFAAWSVICLTDHTFLDENGTEDDIRELCKESVRTCPFAAAVCVYPKFVKFINEKIKQEINPFKPKIACVINFPHGTDDMEKILNDTKKAVEDGADEIDLVINYKKIIENVDEGLKEATKLTQSVKNLLKNKVLKVIIEVGELKTEDLIVKTTLAVLDGNADFVKTSTGKVQIHATPSSVEYIIKAIKEHIQNNPEKMNKIGLKVSGGISDLNTASHYILLARRFLSALACHPDNFRIGSSSLVIKLRKVIAQCPT, from the coding sequence ATGGCTAACTATACAGAAAAATTTGCAGCGTGGTCAGTTATTTGCTTAACTGATCATACATTTTTGGACGAAAATGGTACTGAAGATGATATAAGGGAATTATGTAAAGAGTCAGTTAGGACATGCCCATTCGCAGCAGCAGTTTGTGTATATCctaaatttgtaaaatttattaatgaaaaaataaaacaagaAATAAATCCATTCAAGCCTAAAATCGCATgtgtaataaattttccACATGGAACGGAtgatatggaaaaaattcTTAACGACACAAAAAAAGCTGTAGAAGATGGAGCTGATGAAATTGATTTAgtcataaattataaaaaaattatagaaaATGTTGATGAAGGATTAAAAGAAGCTACTAAACTAACACAAAgtgttaaaaatttattaaaaaataaagtattAAAAGTTATTATTGAAGTTGGTGAACTTAAAACAGAAGATTTAATTGTAAAAACAACTTTAGCTGTCCTTGATGGGAATGCAGATTTTGTAAAAACATCAACAGGAAAAGTTCAAATTCATGCAACACCTTCTTCAgttgaatatattataaaagcAATAAAAGaacatatacaaaataatcctgaaaaaatgaataaaattgGATTAAAAGTATCTGGTGGTATATCCGATTTAAATACAGCTAgccattatattttattagcaAGAAGATTTTTAAGTGCTCTTGCATGTCATCCAGACAATTTTAGGATTGGGTCATCATCATTAGTAATCAAATTAAGAAAAGTTATTGCCCAATGTCcaacataa
- a CDS encoding endomembrane protein 70, putative, with protein MLCRFLWIQVFFWLSTYFVKNGDAYLPGMSPTAYKEGDNVVINIKNLSSRRAVTSLNYFSYPLCSSNNNKKGERTPNIFKIISGDILYNSFIETKFKKNKTCANYCEVLINDDVYNKYKYLILYNYNIIYNTDNMDIFREDTKRKGLYYSGVPIGFIKDGQYHLYNYYKIKILYNSAKPNSDSHYIVGFEVNPVSHDFTDNDTCTNNETSFIMEKNKKVIFKYDIIYEKSDNSYQHRSEHYYRNLNDQSMIHWFSIINSIILIVLLSGFISTILIKTLHKDINKYNRINTNIFETDDLDDRGWKLVHGDVFRKPRNSTFFSAFIGVGIQLIFMIIVCAIISFIGIYKYKQRYRYVQIMFFIWIFISSISGYASSRLYKLFRSKHVKLTVLRTSMIYPFILFLIFFLINIVLKYENSNTAISFSSLISVCILWFGISIPLICLGSYIGNKKKPTELPVRVNNIPRHIPKQPLLNSFFVSSILDDVHRAFLPLHFPMEKKHVLLSRFPIFSDIFVGTIKCPIVDSHNILYTIM; from the exons atgctGTGTCGATTTTTATGGATccaagtttttttttggctCTCAACTTATTTTGTGAAAAATGGGGACGCCTATCTTCCCGGAATGAGCCCTACA GCATATAAAGAAGGGGACAATGttgttattaatataaaaaatttatctaGTAGGAGAGCAGTTACAagtttaaattatttttcatatccTTTATGTTcttcaaataataacaaaaaaggGGAAAGGACaccaaatatttttaaaataatttcaggagatatattatataactCATTTATAgaaacaaaatttaaaaaaaataaaacatgtGCTAATTATTGTGAAGTACTAATAAATGAtgatgtatataataaatataaatatttaattctaTACAActacaatattatttataatactgacaatatggatatatttCGAGAAGACACAAAGAGGAAAGGCCTATATTACTCTGGAGTTCCAATCGGATTCATAAAAGAT GGTCAATACCATCTCTAcaattattacaaaataaaaattttgtataacAGTGCAAAACCAAACTCAGATTCTCACTATATAGTTGGGTTTGAAGTAAATCCTGTGAG CCATGACTTCACAGACAATGATACATGTACTAATAACGAGACAAGTTTtataatggaaaaaaataaaaaagttatatttaaatatgatataatatatgaaaaaagtgATAATTCCTATCAACATAGATCAGAACATTATTATagaaatttaaatgatcAAAGTATGATACATTGGTTTTCAATTATTAATAgcataattttaattgtcTTATTGTCTGGATTTATAAgtacaattttaattaagACATTAcataaagatataaataaatataacagaataaatacaaacatATTTGAAACAGATGATTTAGATGATAGAGGATGGAAATTAGTTCATGGTGATGTATTTAGAAAACCAAGAAattcaacatttttttcagcATTTATTGGGGTTGGTAtacaattaatatttatgattATTGTTTGTGCtattatatcttttataggaatatataaatataaacaaagaTATAGATATGTACAgataatgttttttatatggaTATTTATTAGTAGTATATCTGGTTATGCATCATCaagattatataaattattcagAAGTAAACATGTCAAACTTACTGTTCTAAGAACATCAATGATATatccatttatattatttcttatattttttcttatcaatattgtattaaaatatgaaaattctAACACTGCAATATCTTTTAGTTCTTTAATATCTGTTTGTATATTATGGTTTGGTATATCAATCCCTTTAATATGCCTTGGCTCATATattggaaataaaaaaaaaccaaCTGAATTACCTGTCCGTGTTAATAATATCCCAAGACATATTCCAAAGCAGCCCCTTTTGAATTCCTTTTTTGTTTCCTCTATCCTC GACGATGTACACCGAGCTTTTCTTCCTCTTCACTTCCCTATGGAAAAGAAACATGTATTACTTAGTCG GTTTCCTATTTTTAGTGATATTTTTGTTGGGACTATTAAGTGCCCAATTGTCGATAGCCATAACATACTATACACTATCATG tGA